The Glycine soja cultivar W05 chromosome 3, ASM419377v2, whole genome shotgun sequence genome window below encodes:
- the LOC114406268 gene encoding putative disease resistance protein At3g14460, which yields MDVELVGGASLYAFLQIVLDKLASTEVVNLIRGEKKLLQKLKTTLIKVGAVLDDAEKKQIAHDRRVNNWLNDIKNAVYEVDDLLDELSTKAVTQKQVSNWFSHFLNNKKMASKLEDIVDRLEYLLELKEDLGLKEVEMEMNVYWQDEKALPTTSLNACHIYGRDKDKEAIIKLLLEDTSDGKEVAVILIVGVGGIGKTTLAQSVYNDDNLYNWFDCRAWVYGSKEFDIFKITKTVMENITGKPCEINDLNLLRLGLMEKLAGKRFLIVLDDVWTEDYLSWSLHTYQHGARGSKILVTARNENIATIIDTVKVYHLDVLSDEDCWFVFAEHAWLSIESNERTTALVTIGREIVKKCNGLPLAAQSLGRILRSKHHIEEWYNILFSELWDIPDSLIPALGISYHYLSPQLKRCFVYCSLYPIDYEFWKEELILLWMAEGLLNPQRNGKTLEETGDDYFDDLVSRSFFQPSTSWPQHKCFVMHQYMHNLATFLGGEFYFRSEELQKVINIRAYTRHLSFTKFDDIVLDKVKFLRTFLPINFKDAPFDNENAPCIIMSKLKYLRVLSFCGFQSLNALPGAIGKLIHLRYLNLSYTCVETLPESVCSLYNLQTLKLSNCRKLTMLPSGMQNLVNLRHLSIHCTSIKEMPRGMGKLNNLQHLDSFIVGQHQENGIRELGGLLNLHGPLSIINLENVTKSDEALKARIMDKKHINSLSLEWSKRHNNSLDFQIEVDVLCKLQPHQDLVSLSISGYKGTRFPDWVGNFSYYNMTHLRLCNCNNCRMLPSLGQLPSLKDLYISCLNSVKIIGASLYKTEDCSFVKPFSSLESLTIHNMPCWEAWISFDLDAFPLLKDLEIDRCPNLRGGLPNHLPALESLTIKDCKLLVSSLPRAPALRRLKIRGSKKVRLHEFPILVESLEVEGSPMVTSMIEAISNIKPSCLQSLTLSDCSSAISFSGGGLPASLKSLNIWGLKKLEFPTQHKHELLESLEIHDSCDSLISLPLIIFPNLKRLVLVKCENMESLLVSLSESSNNLSSFEIRDCPNFVSFPREGLPAPNLIRVTVDNCDKLNSLPEQMSTLLPKLQYLHINDCSEIESFPEGGMPPNLRLVWIDNCKKLLRGIAWPSMRMLTSLYVQGPCYGIKSFPKEGLLPPSLTSLHLFDFSSLETLDCEGLIHLTSLQELEINSCQKLENMAGERLPASLIKLSIHECPILQERCHKKHKEIWPKISHIHGIVVGSRS from the coding sequence ATGGATGTTGAATTGGTAGGTGGTGCATCCCTCTATGCATTCCTTCAAATTGTTTTGGACAAGCTAGCTTCAACTGAGGTCGTCAATTTGATCCGTGGAGAGAAGAAGTTGCTTCAAAAGTTGAAGACCACTCTCATAAAGGTTGGTGCTGTGCTTGATGATGCTGAGAAGAAACAGATCGCTCATGACCGCAGGGTCAATAACTGGCTCAATGATATCAAAAATGCTGTCTATGAAGtcgatgatttgcttgatgaactTTCTACCAAAGCTGTCACTCAAAAGCAGGTAAGCAACTGGTTTTCCCACTTTTTGAATAATAAGAAGATGGCTAGTAAGTTAGAAGACATAGTTGACAGATTAGAGTATCTTTTAGAACTCAAGGAGGATCTTGGTCTGAAAGAGGTTGAAATGGAGATGAACGTGTATTGGCAAGATGAGAAAGCTCTACCAACAACATCTCTAAATGCATGTCATATATACGGTAGGGATAAAGACAAGGAGGCCATAATAAAGTTGTTGTTGGAGGATACTAGTGATGGTAAAGAAGTGGCTGTGATCCTTATTGTGGGCGTGGGTGGAATTGGAAAAACTACTTTGGCCCAATCAGTGTACAATGATGACAACTTGTACAATTGGTTTGATTGTAGAGCATGGGTTTATGGTTCTaaagaatttgatatttttaagatCACAAAAACTGTGATGGAGAATATTACTGGAAAGCCTTGTGAAATAAATGATCTAAATTTACTTCGACTTGGTTTGATGGAAAAGCTGGCAGGTAAAAGATTCTTAATTGTTTTGGACGATGTCTGGACAGAGGATTATCTTAGTTGGAGTCTTCATACATATCAACATGGGGCTAGGGGAAGTAAAATTCTTGTAACAGCACGCAATGAGAATATAGCAACTATAATCGACACTGTTAAAGTTTATCATCTAGACGTATTGTCAGATGAAGATTGTTGGTTTGTGTTTGCGGAACATGCATGGCTTTCCATAGAATCCAATGAGCGCACAACAGCACTAGTAACAATTGGCAGGGAGATTGTAAAAAAGTGTAATGGATTGCCTTTGGCTGCGCAATCACTTGGACGTATATTGAGAAGCAAACATCACATAGAGGAAtggtataatatattatttagtgAACTCTGGGACATTCCTGATAGTTTGATTCCAGCATTGGGAATTAGTTATCATTATCTATCTCCACAGTTAAAGCGGTGCTTTGTTTATTGTTCATTGTATCCTATAGATTATGAATTTTGGAAAGAGGAATTAATCTTGTTGTGGATGGCTGAGGGCCTTTTAAATCCCCAAAGAAATGGAAAGACTTTAGAAGAAACTGGTGACGACTATTTTGATGATTTGGTTTCGAGATCATTTTTTCAACCTTCAACAAGTTGGCCTCAACACAAATGTTTTGTGATGCACCAATACATGCATAATCTGGCAACATTCCTTGGTGGAGAATTCTATTTCAGATCAGAAGAACTTCAGAAAGTAATCAATATTCGTGCCTACACTCGTCATTTGTCATTTACCAAATTTGATGATATAGTCTTGGACAAAGTAAAATTTTTGAGAACTTTCTTGCCAATCAATTTTAAAGATGCTCCATTTGACAATGAAAATGCGCCATGTATCATAATGTCAAAGCTCAAGTACCTGAGAGTTTTATCATTTTGTGGCTTCCAAAGTTTAAATGCTTTGCCTGGTGCAATAGGTAAATTGATCCATTTGCGTTATCTAAATCTCTCTTACACATGTGTAGAAACACTGCCAGAGTCAGTGTGTAGTTTGTACAATCTACAAACTTTGAAGTTGTCTAATTGCAGAAAGTTGACTATGTTGCCTAGTGGCATGCAAAATCTTGTAAACTTGCGTCATCTTAGTATTCATTGTACTTCTATAAAAGAGATGCCTAGAGGAATgggaaaattaaacaatttacaGCATTTAGATTCCTTTATTGTAGGCCAGCATCAAGAGAATGGGATAAGAGAATTGGGAGGACTTTTAAATCTTCACGGTCCACTTTCTATTATCAACTTGGAAAATGTTACCAAAAGTGATGAAGCATTAAAGGCTAGGATAATGGATAAAAAGCACATTAACAGTTTATCCTTGGAATGGTCTAAACGTCACAACAATAGTCTTGACTTCCAAATTGAAGTAGATGTACTCTGCAAGTTACAACCTCACCAAGACCTGGTTTCCCTATCAATAAGTGGTTACAAAGGAACCAGATTTCCAGATTGGGTGGGAAATTTTTCCTACTACAATATGACACATCTAAGATTATGTAACTGTAACAACTGTCGCATGCTTCCTTCACTTGGGCAACTGCCATCTCTCAAGGACCTCTATATTTCATGTTTGAATTCGGTGAAGATTATTGGTGCAAGTTTATACAAAACAGAAGATTGTTCTTTTGTGAAACCTTTTTCCTCCCTTGAATCTCTAACCATTCATAACATGCCTTGTTGGGAGGCGTGGATTTCCTTTGATTTGGATGCTTTTCCTCTACTTAAGGACCTTGAAATAGATCGTTGCCCCAATCTAAGGGGAGGTTTGCCAAATCACCTTCCTGCTCTGGAATCGCTGACGATTAAAGATTGCAAGCTGCTTGTCTCTTCTCTTCCAAGGGCTCCCGCTCTCCGAAGATTAAAGATACGTGGAAGCAAGAAAGTAAGGCTGCATGAGTTTCCTATTTTGGTGGAATCTTTAGAGGTAGAAGGAAGCCCAATGGTGACGTCCATGATCGAGGCCATCTCTAATATTAAACCAAGTTGTCTACAATCTTTAACATTGTCAGATTGTTCATCAGCCATATCATTTTCAGGTGGTGGTTTACCTGCATCGCTGAAGAGTCTAAATATTTGGGGTCTTAAGAAGTTGGAATTCCCGACGCAACACAAACATGAATTGCTAGAATCACTTGAAATACATGACAGTTGTGATTCACTGATATCTCTTCCATTGATTATCTTTCCAAATCTCAAACGTTTGGTACTTGTGAAGTGTGAAAATATGGAATCTCTCTTGGTTTCTCTGTCAGAGTCATCTAACAATCTGAGTTCTTTTGAGATTCGTGACTGTCCCAACTTTGTTTCATTCCCAAGAGAAGGATTGCCTGCTCCCAATTTGATTCGTGTCACAGTTGACAATTGCGACAAGTTGAATTCATTGCCTGAGCAGATGAGTACTCTTCTCCCAAAGTTACAATATCTTCACATAAACGACTGCTCGGAAATTGAGTCGTTTCCTGAAGGGGGTATGCCACCTAACTTGAGATTAGTATGGATTGACAATTGTAAGAAACTACTGAGAGGCATTGCATGGCCATCCATGCGCATGCTTACCTCTCTCTACGTCCAGGGTCCATGTTATGGAATCAAGTCCTTCCCAAAGGAGGGTTTGCTGCCTCCCTCTCTTACATCTCTGCATCTATTTGACTTTTCGAGTCTGGAAACATTGGACTGCGAGGGGCTTATCCATCTCACATCCCTTCAAGAATTAGAAATTAATAGTTGTCAAAAGCTGGAGAACATGGCAGGAGAAAGGCTTCCTGCCTCTCTAATAAAATTAAGCATACATGAATGCCCTATACTGCAAGAACGATGCCACAAGAAGCACAAAGAAATTTGGCCTAAAATTTCCCATATTCATGGCATTGTTGTTGGCAGTAGGAGTTAG